Proteins encoded within one genomic window of Anopheles gambiae chromosome 3, idAnoGambNW_F1_1, whole genome shotgun sequence:
- the LOC133393732 gene encoding uncharacterized protein LOC133393732: MCKMAETENTDALENCEIKLECTENSHPFETRILTIAPGNEKHIGRYRKKKLNTTLDDHLLFENRILSHTHALLLFQEGKLYLKDLCSSNGTYLNGEYIGPASEEASEPQARQLKTGDVLRFGKLRTIDGELIKPIEAKLTIQYPPSVQVEGSKQPPANYTPCEGQQLEQTAPVEQRSGKRSAPSSTISKAIKGKGKPVSCKTAERSTVTEEIQLCTKSTQSIHIEEKKPSTACDSCALLTQEFYNYRKRALIAIAFCLAIIVGYQQYVKF; this comes from the exons ATGTGCAAAATGGCTGAAACTGAAAACACTGACGCGCTAGAAAACTGTGAAATTAAGCTAGAATGTACAGAAAATTCTCATCCTTTCGAG ACGCGCATCTTAACGATCGCACCAGGAAATGAAAAGCATATTGGTCGCTATcgtaaaaagaaattaaacacAACACTGGATGACCACTTACTGTTTGAAAATCGCATCCTGTCCCACACTCATGCTTTACTGTTGTTTCAAGAAGGAAAGCTGTATCTTAAG GATCTTTGCAGCTCAAATGGGACGTACCTGAATGGTGAATACATTGGACCGGCCAGTGAGGAAGCGAGCGAACCGCAAGCGCGACAGCTGAAAACGGGAGATGTTTTGCGCTTTGGAAAACTACGCACCATTGATGGCGAGTTGATTAAACCGATCGAGGCAAAGCTTACGATACAATATCCACCCTCAGTGCAGGTTGAAGGCAGCAAGCAACCTCCCGCAAACTATACCCCCTGCGAGGGTCAGCAGCTTGAGCAAACTGCACCCGTGGAACAACGTTCCGGCAAACGCTCTGCTCCTTCTTCAACCATCAGCAAGGCAATCAAGGGAAAAGGTAAACCAGTATCCTGCAAAACGGCTGAACGATCAACGGTGACAGAGGAAATACAGCTCTGCACCAAATCGACGCAAAGTATACACATTGAGGAAAAGAAACCATCTACCGCATGTGACAGTTGCGCATTACTGACTCAAGAATTCTACAACTATCGAAAACGGGCACTGATTGCAATTGCTTTCTGCCTAGCGATTATAGTAGGCTACCAACAATATGTGAAATTTTAA
- the LOC1270983 gene encoding sodium/potassium/calcium exchanger 4 has protein sequence MVQLWNGSRRTAAGATLLLVLLLGVPNVAAIFVPRIYTSGGAVANVTIVLLGGGSSVAARATIDFYPPNTSDTATGNESQNASGSPSICIVTSSLDDLPPDLFTEEQRLQGAIVLHFLAAIYFFMLLAYVCSEYFLPSVECLCEDLKLSQDVAAATFMATATSMPEFFTNTISTLAVDSDIGVGTIMGSMLFNTLGVAALVGLLTKMHVQLDWWPLTRDSIIVTISTTLLVVCVWDGRIEWYEAMLFSITYVLYFVVMFKNESLKRIAMHYIQNRWNLCGRLEPEPEDGTIDDKVPKKYNIAILGHAINGVLVGMDEESAKKLPPSSESSTSAPIEPVDPSCSNSSVESVKSVKWSELTQLPEASFAGWRTIMWIFTWPYRFVVFLTIPDPLRFRKLYPLTFVCCIGWIGVSAYLVFWMISVIGNTFGIPDTVMGMTFLAFGGCMPEAASAITLIRRGNGAMGVSNSLGANTLAILFSLGLPWFIRTMIDGGPSTGAYIAIQSYGIQYSVLALFGAIFTLYAVLYVAKYTLRKMVGLALAVGYLVIVTFMILVELDVFFPADNRC, from the exons ATGGTGCAGCTGTGGAATGGCAGTCGTAggactgctgctggtgcaacGCTTCTGCTAGTGTTATTGCTCGGTGTGCCCAACGTTGCCGCCATATTCG TGCCCAGAATATACACCAGCGGAGGAGCTGTGGCCAATGTTACTATTGTACTGCTGGGTGGTGGTTCGTCTGTTGCCGCCAGGGCTACTATCGACTTTTACCCTCCGAACACATCCGACACAGCCACGGGGAATGAATCTCAGAACGCGTCCGGTTCTCCGTCGATATGCATCGTGACGAGCAGCCTGGACGACTTGCCGCCCGACCTGTTCACCGAGGAACAGCGACTGCAGGGCGCCATCGTGCTTCACTTTCTGGCCGCGATCTACTTCTTCATGCTGCTGGCGTACGTTTGCAGCGAGTACTTCCTACCGTCGGTCGAATGTTTATGCGAGGATCTAAAGCTGTCGCAGGACGTGGCGGCCGCCACCTTTATGGCTACCGCTACCTCAATGCCGGAGTTCTTTACCAACACGATCAGCACGCTGGCAGTAGACTCGGACATTGGTGTCGGCACGATCATGGGCTCCATGCTGTTTAATACCTTGGGCGTTGCCGCGCTCGTTGGTTTGCTGACAAAGATG CACGTGCAGCTGGATTGGTGGCCACTGACACGCGATTCCATTATCGTCACCATCTCCACCACGCTGTTggtcgtgtgcgtgtgggaCGGTCGCATCGAGTGGTACGAAGCGATGCTCTTCAGCATCACTTACGTGCTGTACTTTGTGGTGATGTTTAAGAACGAGTCGTTAAAGAGGATTGCCATGCACTACATCCAGAACCGGTGGAATCTTTGCGGACGGTTGGAACCAGAGCCCGAAGACGGCACGATAGACGACAAGGTACCGAAAAAGTACAACATAGCCATCTTAGGGCACGCTATCAATGGAGTTCTCGTTGGGATGGATGAGGAATCGGCCAAGAAGCTTCCCCCGAGCAGTGAGTCTTCTACGAGTGCACCGATCGAACCGGTAGATCCATCTTGCTCCAACAGTTCAGTGGAGTCGGTGAAAAGTGTGAAGTGGAGCGAGTTGACCCAACTTCCAGAAGCGTCTTTTGCTGGCTGGCGAACGATTATGTGGATTTTTACCTGGCCGTACCGGTTTGTCGTGTTCCTGACCATACCGGATCCGCTTCGCTTCCGTAAGCTCTACCCACTGACGTTCGTGTGCTGTATTGGGTGGATCGGGGTGAGTGCCTACCTGGTGTTTTGGATGATCTCGGTCATTGGCAATACGTTTGGCATACCGGACACGGTGATGGGCATGACGTTCCTTGCGTTTGGCGGCTGTATGCCGGAAGCAGCATCTGCAATCACGCTTATTAGGCGAG GTAATGGCGCAATGGGTGTTTCCAACTCACTGGGAGCAAATACGCTCGCAATATTGTTCTCGCTCGGATTGCCCTGGTTTATCAGGACAATGATCGACGGCGGTCCGTCGACGGGAGCGTACATTGCGATTCAGTCGTACGGTATCCAGTATTCGGTGCTCGCCCTGTTTGGAGCTATCTTCACGCTCTACGCCGTACTGTACGTTGCCAAGTATACGCTGCGAAAGATGGTCGGACTGGCGCTGGCCGTTGGGTATCTCGTGATCGTAACGTTTATGATCCTAGTCGAGCTGGATGTATTTTTCCCCGCCGACAATCGATGCTAG
- the LOC1270982 gene encoding sodium/potassium/calcium exchanger 3 — protein MTPALSRLRTVSTFVLLIPVAMSMVVIDSNPHSDHLDLSTDTLGDTTTELNLYSLPDNSTVAVPIHLTLDERIELEKLTWHWYPWRRISYDVQPDGKKVEMFCSGGSSMDDLPDDIFTQEQRLQGAIVLHFVGAIYFFTMVAYICSEYFLPSVECICEDLNLTQDVAAATFMAVASTMPEFFTNTISTFIADSDMGLGTVMGSLLFNTLGVAGLAGLATKAPVQLDWWPLTRDSIVFSAHVALLIGFAWDGRIYWYEAMVFFILFFVYFVLMFQNKRLMKIAKKYIEVKWNLCARVIRNIEEDERIAAEAQAQQEIATIPNLARKTLEKPAFRASTASILSEQMAETKMKMGELQIPSRHVVDDPGEYDDMTLWKISSETWYRAIWWWYSWPLRFVTNFTIPPLPRMRRWYPLTFIMCIIYLAGCAFMIFWLLSIIGYTFDIPESVMGLTFLAFGGCMPEAVSAVLVIRSGSGAMGVSNAMGANSLAILFSLGLPWFIRTLADGGSGTNAYLVIASYGLQYSIIMLLGAIAWLYVVIYVAVYKLRKRVGMVLFVGYGIIVAFMILNELDIIIPSGEEC, from the exons ATGACACCAGCGCTAAGCCGTCTGCGGACGGTTAGCACGTTCGTGCTTTTAATCCCCGTCGCAATGTCCATGGTGGTGATCGATAGCAATCCTCATTCAGATCATTTAG ATCTTTCAACGGATACTCTTGGGGACACAACGACGGAACTGAACTTGTACTCCCTCCCCGATAACAGCACCGTAGCCGTGCCGATACACTTAACGCTGGATGAAAGGATAGAGCTGGAGAAGCTCACCTGGCATTGGTACCCCTGGCGAAGAATCAGCTATGATGTGCAGCCCGACGGCAAGAAGGTTGAAATGTTTTGCTCGGGAGGCTCCTCGATGGACGATTTGCCCGATGACATCTTTACGC AGGAACAACGGTTGCAGGGCGCAATCGTGCTGCATTTCGTCGGTGCGATCTACTTCTTCACGATGGTGGCGTACATCTGCAGCGAATATTTCCTACCTTCGGTCGAGTGTATCTGTGAGGATCTTAATCTGACACAG GATGTAGCCGCCGCTACCTTCATGGCCGTCGCCTCCACGATGCCGGAGTTTTTCACCAACACGATCAGTACGTTCATTGCAGACTCCGACATGGGGCTCGGTACGGTGATGGGTTCGCTACTGTTCAACACACTCGGTGTGGCAGGATTAGCTGGCTTGGCGACGAAGGCG CCCGTCCAGCTGGACTGGTGGCCACTAACACGCGACTCGATCGTGTTCTCCGCCCACGTCGCCCTGCTGATCGGGTTCGCGTGGGACGGTCGAATCTATTGGTACGAGGCGATGGTGTTCTTCATCCTGTTCTTCGTCTACTTTGTGCTGATGTTCCAGAACAAACGTCTCATGAAGATTGCCAAGAAGTACATTGAGGTGAAGTGGAATCTTTGCGCGCGAGTTATCCGCAACATCGAGGAGGACGAGCGGATTGCAGCCGAGGCTCAGGCACAGCAGGAAATTGCTACCATTCCCAATCTGGCGCGAAAAACGCTTGAAAAGCCCGCGTTCCGTGCATCGACAGCTTCCATTCTGTCGGAGCAGATGGCAGAAACGAAGATGAAGATGGGCGAACTGCAGA TTCCCTCCCGGCACGTCGTGGATGACCCGGGCGAGTACGACGATATGACGCTGTGGAAGATCTCGTCCGAAACTTGGTATCGTGCGATCTGGTGGTGGTACAGCTGGCCACTCCGGTTCGTCACTAATTTCACCATCCCGCCGCTGCCGCGAATGCGCCGCTGGTACCCCCTTACCTTCATCATGTGCATCATCTATCTGGCCGGCTGCGCGTTCATGATCTTCTGGCTGCTCTCCATCATTGGCTACACGTTCGACATTCCGGAGTCGGTCATGGGGCTTACGTTCCTGGCGTTCGGTGGCTGCATGCCGGAAGCGGTCTCGGCCGTACTGGTCATTCGCTCCGGCAGTGGTGCGATGGGCGTTTCGAACGCGATGGGTGCGAACTCGCTCGCAATCCTGTTTTCGCTCGGGTTGCCCTGGTTCATCCGCACGCTGGCCGATGGTGGCAGCGGTACCAATGCGTACCTGGTGATTGCCTCGTACGGGCTGCAGTACTCAATCATTATGCTGCTCGGTGCGATTGCCTGGCTGTACGTGGTGATCTACGTCGCCGTGTACAAGCTGCGCAAGCGCGTCGGTATGGTGCTGTTCGTCGGGTACGGCATCATCGTTGCGTTCATGATATTAAACGAGCTCGATATCATCATTCCCTCCGGCGAGGAGTGTTAG